A stretch of the Argentina anserina chromosome 6, drPotAnse1.1, whole genome shotgun sequence genome encodes the following:
- the LOC126799857 gene encoding tryptophan synthase alpha chain-like encodes MTTPSSLKLTAPSILYTKKPQNPLRQQLHYSLSQTTATLSINAVRRTNPMAALTTLPPVPTTSISQTFTKLKSEGKVAFIPYITAGDPDLSTTIQALKVLDSCGSDVIELGIPYSDPSLDGPVIRASASRPLAGGTKFNNIISMLEDVVPQLSCPIILFSYSNPIIMNGIENFMSTISKAGVRGLVVPDVPFEKTQRLRFEAAKNNVELVQLTTPTTTTSQMKNIVRASEGFVYLVSATGVTGARPSVNQQVPSLLKEIKEATSKAVAVGFGLSKPEHVKQVAEWGADGAIVGSAIVRVLGEAKSPLHGLRDLESFAKTFKSALP; translated from the coding sequence ATGACTACCCCTAGTTCTCTTAAGCTTACTGCTCCCAGTATTCTATATACAAAGAAACCCCAAAACCCGTTAAGACAACAGCTTCATTATTCTTTATCCCAAACAACAGCAACCCTATCAATCAACGCAGTTCGTAGGACGAATCCAATGGCTGCTCTGACCACCCTCCCTCCTGTTCCTACCACAAGCATATCACAAACTTTCACAAAGTTGAAATCAGAAGGGAAAGTGGCATTCATCCCCTACATCACTGCCGGCGATCCAGATCTCTCGACAACCATTCAAGCCTTGAAGGTGCTCGATTCTTGTGGATCCGATGTAATCGAACTCGGCATACCCTACTCTGATCCCTCACTAGACGGTCCGGTCATACGCGCTTCGGCGTCACGTCCCTTGGCAGGAGGGACAAAGTTCAACAATATCATCTCAATGTTAGAGGATGTTGTTCCCCAACTTTCGTGCCCCATCATTCTGTTCTCCTACTCTAACCCTATTATCATGAATGGTATCGAAAACTTCATGTCAACCATTAGTAAAGCCGGCGTACGGGGGCTTGTTGTTCCGGATGTCCCTTTTGAAAAGACGCAACGTTTGAGATTTGAGGCAGCGAAGAACAACGTTGAGTTGGTGCAGCTAACGACACCAACTACCACAACATCTCAGATGAAAAACATTGTCAGAGCGTCGGAGGGTTTCGTGTACCTGGTGAGTGCGACGGGAGTCACCGGGGCTCGTCCTAGCGTGAACCAACAAGTTCCGAGTCTCTTGAAAGAGATTAAGGAAGCAACAAGCAAGGCAGTGGCGGTTGGGTTCGGGTTGTCGAAGCCTGAGCATGTGAAGCAGGTGGCGGAGTGGGGAGCAGATGGTGCTATTGTTGGTAGTGCCATTGTAAGGGTATTGGGTGAAGCTAAATCTCCATTGCATGGGTTGAGAGACCTTGAATCTTTCGCCAAAACTTTCAAGTCTGCTCTCCCGTAA
- the LOC126799297 gene encoding tryptophan synthase alpha chain-like codes for MAIPTSEFLQLSTRKPKNPFHHLHLPSQKASSLSIKKLLWPNPKAALTLTRAPTISISQTFTELKSQGKVAFIPYITAGDPDLSTTSQALKVLDSCGADVIELGIPCSDPSLDGPVIRASASRSLAGGTKFNHIISMLEDVVPQLSCPITLLSYSKPIIRHGIENFMLAISQAGVRGLVVPDVPFEKTQRLRFEAANNNVELVQLTTPTTTTSQMKNIVRASEGFVYLVSALGVTGARPRVNQQVPNLLREIKEVTNKAVAVGFGLSKPEHVKQVAEWGADGAIVGSAIVKVLGEAKSPLHGLRDLESFAKSFKSALP; via the coding sequence ATGGCTATTCCTACTTCAGAGTTTCTCCAACTGAGTACAAGGAAACCTAAAAATCcatttcatcatcttcatttgCCATCACAAAAAGCATCAAGTCTTTCAATTAAGAAACTACTTTGGCCAAATCCAAAAGCTGCTCTCACCCTCACTCGTGCCCCTACCATAAGTATCTCACAAACTTtcacagaattgaaatcacaAGGGAAAGTGGCATTCATCCCCTACATCACTGCCGGCGATCCAGATCTCTCGACAACCTCTCAAGCCTTGAAGGTGCTCGATTCTTGTGGAGCCGATGTAATCGAACTAGGCATACCCTGCTCTGATCCTTCGCTAGACGGTCCGGTGATTCGCGCTTCAGCCTCACGTTCCTtggcaggaggaacaaagttcAACCACATCATCTCAATGCTAGAGGACGTTGTTCCGCAATTGTCGTGCCCTATCACTTTATTATCCTACTCTAAACCTATTATCAGGCATGGAATCGAAAACTTCATGTTGGCCATAAGCCAGGCCGGAGTACGGGGGCTTGTGGTTCCCGATGTCCCTTTTGAAAAGACGCAACGTTTGAGATTTGAAGCAGCGAATAACAACGTTGAGTTGGTGCAGCTAACGACACCAACTACCACAACATCTCAGATGAAAAACATTGTCCGAGCGTCGGAGGGTTTCGTGTACCTGGTGAGTGCGTTGGGGGTCACCGGGGCTCGTCCGCGTGTGAACCAACAAGTTCCAAATCTCTTGAGGGAGATTAAGGAGGTGACAAACAAGGCAGTGGCAGTTGGGTTCGGGTTGTCAAAGCCTGAGCATGTGAAGCAGGTGGCGGAGTGGGGAGCAGATGGTGCTATTGTTGGTAGTGCCATAGTTAAGGTACTGGGTGAAGCTAAATCTCCATTGCATGGGTTGAGAGACCTTGAATCTTTTGCTAAATCTTTCAAGTCTGCTCTCCCCTGA